A genomic segment from Corylus avellana chromosome ca5, CavTom2PMs-1.0 encodes:
- the LOC132182056 gene encoding protein neprosin-like codes for MLSKIYSSNIDEEPGRHYAILRTKIDPNRKLAGIESFISLFHTKGVTGSQYSAFQMTLSNGFDTIKTGFTVNPLLFKDNQTRLFAHLTIDGRTQCFNQQCPGYVQINSQMPLGWPIDVTSVIGGPQFALKLRINKEILDGPYSTKFVWSLYYEEENYLVGFWPPTLFGKLSEFGNQADWGGEVYSPLDQPSPPMGTGLTLPGTDTDHFAHSRRIATAYENAKFNFVNPIDSEVYASNPDAYNIKDLGNINEYFGRLICYDGPGGIKGA; via the exons ATGCTTTCAAAGATATATTCTTCAAATATCGACGAAGAACCTGGACGTCAT TATGCAATACTTCGAACAAAAATTGACCCCAATAGGAAGCTTGCTGGAATTGAATCATTTATTAGCTTATTTCATACAAAAGGAGTTACTGGGTCTCAGTATAGTGCATTCCAGATGACACTTTCAAATGGTTTTGACACCATAAAAACAGGTTTCACG gTAAATCCTTTATTGTTCAAAGACAACCAAACTCGGCTATTTGCGCACCTCACA ATTGATGGAAGAACACAATGTTTCAATCAACAATGTCCTGGATATGTGCAAATAAATTCACAAATGCCTCTAGGTTGGCCAATAGATGTGACTTCTGTTATAGGTGGACCGCAATTTGCCCTTAAATTGCGAATCAATAAG GAAATACTTGACGGGCcatattcaacaaaatttgtttGGTCATTATACTATGAAGAAGAGAATTATCTAGTTGGTTTTTGGCCCCCGACACTATTTGGGAAATTGAGTGAGTTTGGCAATCAAGCTGATTGGGGAGGAGAAGTTTACAGTCCATTAGACCAGCCTAGTCCCCCTATGGGTACTGGCCTTACTCTACCTGGGACAGATACAGACCATTTCGCTCATAGTCGTCGAATTGCAACTGCATATGAGAACGCAAAGTTTAATTTTGTCAATCCAATCGATTCAGAGGTTTATGCATCTAATCCAGATGCATACAATATTAAAGATTTAGGAAATATCAATGAATATTTTGGACGTCTTATTTGTTATGATGGTCCTGGTGGAATCAAAGGAGCTTGA